The Hornefia porci genome contains the following window.
GCGGAATTGATTGCGACCATATTGTCGATCTGTGCGATAGTGTGCACCGAGTTGGTATATTCCACCGGCATCAGTTTCACAAACGGATTATAGTCCACATACTTGTAGAAATCCGGGCTTCCCTGAACGAACGTTGCAACGATTTTGCCTGTGTCAATATTCTTTCTGGCACAGGTGATCACGCCTTTTTCAATCAGCGGAAGCAGATTGTCAGAGAATACTTCGGTGTGAATTCCCAGATCTTTTTTGTCCTCCAGGTAAGGAAGAATCGCATTGGGAATCTTGCCCTGCCCCATCTGCAGGCAGGCGCCGTCCTCGATGAGTCCCGCGATGTTCTCTCCGATCTTCTCCGCCACCGGATCGCCGGACGGGATTTTCGCCATCTCATAAATCGGCTCGTCGTACTCAACATAGTAATCGATATCTTCGACCGGAATCCTCGTTTCTCCCATAACGTGAGGCAGATTGCTGTTGACCTGCGCGATGTTGATTCTCGCCTTGTCCAGAATTACCCGAACCTGGTCACAGGATGTACCCATCCAGACATACCCGTCCTCATCCGGCGGAGTTACCTGCAGGAATCCGACGTCTACCGGGCAGTTTCCCTCCCGCATTGCCTTAGGCTGCGCGTAAAAATGCATCGGAATCATCTGTCCCCGTCCCGAGTTGACGTATTTTCTGTTCTTCGCTCCCGGGAAAAAGGACCAGTCAATGAAGGTCGGATACATGTCGTCCTGCGCATACGGCGCGTCGCCGATGTTCAGTCCCTGGAGAATTCCCAGCTGCTTCCAGTGATCCTTCATCTCACAAAGCTTGTTGAACAGGTATTTCGGTTCCGCAGAATTGTGCGCCGGGACCAGCATTTCCCCGTCCCGGATATGGCTGAGCGCTTCCTCCGCCGATACACATCTCTCTTTATAAGTTTCTTTCCAGCCCATTTCTTCTTTACCTCCTACTGAATGGTCAGTTATCTCATCGCCAGGGTCACGTCCCCGGTGCACGCCAGCACGCCGTTGTCATACACCTCCGCCGAGCAGGTCACGACAGCCTTCTCCTTCTTTTCATAAGTCATTTCCGAGTGGATTTCCAGGGTGTCTCCCGGCCGTATCGGACTCTTGAATTTCACGTTGTTGATTCCGATGAACAGCGGGACCTTCCCCGCATACCGCTCCGCCGACAAAATAAGAATGTCTGAGGCCTGCGCCATAATCTCCACGGTATAGACTCCCGGGAGCACCGGGTCGCCGGGGAAATGCCCCTCGAAGATCTCGCGCTCCGGATCCACAAAGAACTTTGTCGTGATTTTTTTCTCCGGCTCCATATCGACGACCTCATCGACAAGGAGCATCGGATCTCTGTGAGGAATGACTGTCTTTATCTCCTCACGATCCATGCTTATACTCATTTTCCTTTCTCCTTTGTTCCTGCCTCCCAGGCGAAAATCGCGGCTCCGATCGCACCCGCCGCCTGACAGTGAGGCACAACCTCCACCAGGCATCCCAGTTCCCGCGACAGTGCGTCCACTACGTTAGCGTTCAGGGCGACTCCGCCTGTCATGACCACCTCCGGCTCGCAGCCCACACGGCTGCACAGTCCCGCGACACGCCGGGCGATGGAAACGTGAGCCCCGCGCGCCACGTCAGCGATTTTTTCTCCCACCGCCAGCCTGGAGATCACTTCACTTTCCGCGAATACGGTACACACGCTGCTGATGGCGACCTCCTTTGTCGACTGATCCGCAAGGTCGGAAAGCTCGTCCAACCGGCATCCCAGAACCCTTGCCATCACCTCCAGAAACCGGCCTGTCCCGGCGGCGCACTTCTCGTTCATCACGAAGTTCTCCACCTGCCCTCTGGAGTTCAGGCGGATCACCTTGGCGTCCTGCCCCCCGATATCGACGATGGTGCGCGCACCCTCTGAAAGCCAGGCGACTCCCTTGGCATGGCATGTGATCTCCGTGATCTGCCGGTCCGCAGCCTCAAATGTGATTCTTCCGTAGCCTGTGGCGACCGTGTAATCGATGTCATCGCGGGTGATTCCCGCCCGGGTAAAGGCTTCCTCCATCGCCTTCGCCGGGGCGTCCGTCCCCGTGCCGAGATTGATAATCGAGATCGCCGCCAGTTCCTTCTTCTCGCTGAGAATCGCGACCTTGGAAGAGGATGAGCCGATGTCAATTCCTAAATACACGTTATTCTCCTTTGTTACATCAGCATCTCACGGAAGCTCTGAATCCGCGTCCGCAACTGCTCGAATCCTGTCGTCTGCTGATCCACCTCCATGTACAGCATCGGAACGCCCGCTTTCTCCAGCTCTGCTTTGTAGATCGGGTAATCGTACTGCTCGGGGTCGCAGAATTTCATCATCATCACAACGACTGCATCCGCATTGTATCTTTCCTTCAGCGCGAGCATATACTGCCCTCTGAGTTTTTCCGGCTCATACATGAAGCAGTCCGCCTCTGTATCAGCGAAACGGTACGCCATTCTCTCGTAAACGTCCTGCACGTCCTCTCTGCCCGGAGTTCTCCAGAGTCTGGAGCCGAGGGACATCTCGTCCGCAACGATGGCAATGCCGTTTTCCTCAAAGATGTCCAGAATTTCCGCCGGTTCCGCCATAATGCCGGTCACGATCACCCTCCGTCCGTCGAAGTCGGAAGGTCCTTCCTGTTTAAGACCCTCGACGATTTCCTTTACCTTCGGCGTGTACTCGGCTTTGTCCATAAACAGGCCCGCCTTGATGATCATCATGCGTTTCTTCGCTGTTATAATCTCCGGGTGCTCTGCCGCCGCTTCCTCGAAGGCGCGCATCGTCGCGCGGTAATCCTCGTAGAGTGCGAACGCTGCCTCTACCTTTTCATCTGTAATAGCCGAGCCGGAGATCTTCTCAATCTCGTGCCGGATTCTCTTGTACTCTCTTATGGTGTATTCCCGTCCGGCCTTCAGCTTTCTCTGCTGCCCGTAGGACATCCCCAGAACCGGCGTCCCTTCCGGCGCAGAAAGCTTCAGATTCTCCAGCGTACATTTCATGGAAT
Protein-coding sequences here:
- the fabZ gene encoding 3-hydroxyacyl-ACP dehydratase FabZ, with the protein product MSISMDREEIKTVIPHRDPMLLVDEVVDMEPEKKITTKFFVDPEREIFEGHFPGDPVLPGVYTVEIMAQASDILILSAERYAGKVPLFIGINNVKFKSPIRPGDTLEIHSEMTYEKKEKAVVTCSAEVYDNGVLACTGDVTLAMR
- a CDS encoding 2-hydroxyacyl-CoA dehydratase subunit D; the encoded protein is MSYLDTIEELCQAGLHPARTCAETKKTTGKALIGCVPYHTPDEVIYAGGCVPVGLWGGNPEFKQADRYLQSFCCGLLRAVVEYSMDGTYGILSGIVVPTFCDSMKCTLENLKLSAPEGTPVLGMSYGQQRKLKAGREYTIREYKRIRHEIEKISGSAITDEKVEAAFALYEDYRATMRAFEEAAAEHPEIITAKKRMMIIKAGLFMDKAEYTPKVKEIVEGLKQEGPSDFDGRRVIVTGIMAEPAEILDIFEENGIAIVADEMSLGSRLWRTPGREDVQDVYERMAYRFADTEADCFMYEPEKLRGQYMLALKERYNADAVVVMMMKFCDPEQYDYPIYKAELEKAGVPMLYMEVDQQTTGFEQLRTRIQSFREMLM
- a CDS encoding acyl-CoA dehydratase activase — its product is MYLGIDIGSSSSKVAILSEKKELAAISIINLGTGTDAPAKAMEEAFTRAGITRDDIDYTVATGYGRITFEAADRQITEITCHAKGVAWLSEGARTIVDIGGQDAKVIRLNSRGQVENFVMNEKCAAGTGRFLEVMARVLGCRLDELSDLADQSTKEVAISSVCTVFAESEVISRLAVGEKIADVARGAHVSIARRVAGLCSRVGCEPEVVMTGGVALNANVVDALSRELGCLVEVVPHCQAAGAIGAAIFAWEAGTKEKGK
- a CDS encoding acetyl-CoA hydrolase/transferase family protein, with the protein product MGWKETYKERCVSAEEALSHIRDGEMLVPAHNSAEPKYLFNKLCEMKDHWKQLGILQGLNIGDAPYAQDDMYPTFIDWSFFPGAKNRKYVNSGRGQMIPMHFYAQPKAMREGNCPVDVGFLQVTPPDEDGYVWMGTSCDQVRVILDKARINIAQVNSNLPHVMGETRIPVEDIDYYVEYDEPIYEMAKIPSGDPVAEKIGENIAGLIEDGACLQMGQGKIPNAILPYLEDKKDLGIHTEVFSDNLLPLIEKGVITCARKNIDTGKIVATFVQGSPDFYKYVDYNPFVKLMPVEYTNSVHTIAQIDNMVAINSAIEVDAMGQVVADSIGPKMFSGVGGQQDFIRGAEESNGGKAIIALPSTTKNDTISRIVGVLKPGTPVTTTRNDVHYVVTEYGVADLFGKSLDQRCKMLAEIAHPKFREQIEKDFYEYRKAAGQIYFW